A window of the Candidatus Tisiphia endosymbiont of Dascillus cervinus genome harbors these coding sequences:
- a CDS encoding amino acid permease: protein MSFLTRKSFESIKELGKTSGLSKTLGAFDLVLLGLGAIIGTGVFVMTGIVAATYSGPAVMLSYAIAGITCIFVALAYTELATMLPTSGSVYTYAYVAFGEIFAWLIGSVIVLELGFAAGAVAAGWSGYVQAILSAGGIYLPKALTAVPANGGMINLPAFLIVVFISFILYLGTKDSKRLNAILVFIKMAAIFAFIIYATPHFNATNWQNFLPFGFNNMLVGASILFIAMTGFGTIAATAEECKNPNRDLMIGIIGSLVISTIVYVIIAGLATGIASFDQLNNDQPLAYALSLNNSNIGSAIVATGAVAGMTTVLMMNIYGTSRIFYVIARDGLLPKSFAKLHPKYDSPYITILLFSALAAILGGFCPTAILVQLSSMGALIDYTAVAIIVMLFRIKMPGATRPFKCPAAFIIIPFVLVACLYLLVIQIVDGEFNLMTAGKALICWFVAMFVLYIFRSFFIKREV from the coding sequence ATGAGTTTTTTAACGAGGAAAAGTTTTGAATCAATAAAAGAACTAGGTAAGACTAGTGGTCTTAGCAAAACCCTAGGAGCATTTGACTTAGTGCTACTAGGGCTTGGTGCTATAATAGGCACAGGTGTATTTGTAATGACTGGTATAGTCGCTGCCACATATTCTGGTCCTGCCGTCATGCTATCATATGCTATTGCCGGGATAACATGTATATTCGTTGCCCTTGCATATACAGAGCTTGCTACAATGTTACCTACTTCGGGTAGTGTATATACCTATGCTTACGTAGCTTTTGGGGAAATATTTGCTTGGTTAATTGGTAGCGTCATTGTACTAGAACTTGGTTTTGCTGCTGGTGCTGTTGCAGCCGGTTGGTCTGGATATGTTCAGGCAATATTGTCAGCAGGCGGAATATATTTACCTAAGGCTTTAACTGCTGTACCCGCCAATGGTGGCATGATAAATTTACCAGCTTTTCTTATTGTAGTATTTATTTCTTTTATTTTATATTTAGGAACAAAAGATAGTAAAAGACTCAATGCTATATTAGTATTTATAAAAATGGCAGCTATCTTTGCTTTTATCATATATGCTACACCACATTTTAATGCTACAAATTGGCAGAATTTTTTACCTTTCGGCTTTAATAATATGCTAGTTGGTGCGTCTATCCTATTTATTGCTATGACAGGTTTTGGTACGATAGCCGCTACAGCTGAAGAATGTAAAAACCCCAACCGTGATTTAATGATCGGAATTATTGGGTCACTGGTAATTTCAACAATAGTATATGTTATAATAGCTGGGTTGGCTACTGGCATAGCATCTTTTGATCAACTTAATAATGATCAACCACTTGCTTATGCACTGAGCCTAAATAACAGTAATATTGGTTCTGCCATTGTTGCTACTGGTGCTGTCGCTGGTATGACCACAGTATTAATGATGAATATTTATGGTACGTCTCGTATCTTTTATGTAATTGCCCGAGATGGGTTACTACCTAAAAGTTTTGCCAAACTACATCCTAAATATGATAGTCCATATATTACTATCTTACTATTTTCTGCCCTTGCTGCTATATTAGGGGGATTTTGTCCAACTGCAATTCTTGTTCAGCTATCATCTATGGGAGCTTTAATAGATTATACGGCAGTTGCTATAATAGTTATGTTATTTAGAATAAAAATGCCGGGTGCAACAAGACCGTTTAAATGTCCTGCTGCATTTATCATTATACCATTTGTTTTAGTAGCTTGTCTATATTTACTAGTTATACAAATAGTTGATGGTGAGTTTAATTTAATGACTGCAGGAAAAGCACTAATCTGCTGGTTTGTGGCAATGTTTGTCCTATATATTTTTAGGTCATTTTTCATAAAACGAGAGGTCTAA
- the mnmA gene encoding tRNA 2-thiouridine(34) synthase MnmA yields the protein MNNRINNPSTIVVAMSGGVDSSVVAAMLHEQGHKVIGITLQLYDHGIATKKRNACCAGQDIYDARMVADKLNIPHYILDYESKFKESVIDEFADSYIKGETPLPCVKCNQSVKFKDLLKVAKDLGADCLATGHYVRKIEGIDGAELHTGIDITKDQSYFLFATTLEQLNYLSFPLGELSKEQTRNIATRFNLGVADKPDSQDICFVPDGDYRKVISKIRTNANEKGKIIHVDGFELGTHNGIINYTVGQRRGLGIAFHEPLYVVRIDPNTKIVYVGPDSVLDSTEFTIKDVNWLGRKMVAQEEIDVQVKIRSTRPATFAKISKISNTEIKVKLISAEKAVTPGQACVIYDNDRVLGGGWITREIV from the coding sequence ATGAATAATAGAATAAACAATCCATCTACGATAGTAGTTGCAATGTCTGGTGGGGTTGATAGCTCAGTAGTAGCTGCTATGCTCCATGAACAAGGCCATAAAGTCATTGGTATAACTTTACAATTATATGATCACGGTATAGCTACCAAGAAAAGAAATGCCTGTTGTGCTGGGCAGGACATTTACGATGCAAGAATGGTAGCAGATAAGTTGAACATTCCGCATTATATCTTAGACTATGAGTCTAAATTTAAAGAATCAGTAATTGATGAATTTGCTGATAGCTATATTAAAGGCGAAACCCCCCTGCCCTGCGTAAAATGTAATCAGTCAGTTAAATTTAAAGACTTATTAAAAGTAGCAAAAGATTTAGGGGCAGACTGTCTTGCTACTGGTCATTACGTGCGGAAAATCGAAGGTATCGATGGGGCAGAATTACATACTGGTATTGATATAACCAAGGATCAAAGCTATTTTTTGTTTGCAACTACCTTAGAACAACTAAATTATCTATCTTTTCCCTTGGGAGAATTAAGTAAAGAGCAAACAAGAAATATTGCTACTAGATTTAATTTAGGCGTCGCAGATAAGCCTGATAGCCAAGATATTTGTTTTGTGCCAGATGGTGATTATAGGAAGGTAATTAGTAAGATACGAACCAACGCTAATGAGAAAGGTAAAATAATTCATGTAGACGGCTTTGAACTTGGGACACATAATGGTATAATAAACTATACTGTAGGTCAACGTCGTGGGCTTGGAATAGCTTTTCATGAGCCACTTTATGTAGTAAGAATTGACCCTAATACAAAAATTGTATATGTTGGTCCAGATTCGGTATTAGATTCTACCGAATTTACTATTAAGGATGTTAATTGGCTAGGCAGAAAAATGGTTGCACAAGAGGAAATTGATGTGCAAGTTAAGATTCGCTCTACTCGTCCTGCTACCTTTGCCAAGATTAGTAAAATAAGTAATACAGAAATTAAAGTAAAATTAATCTCTGCAGAGAAAGCTGTAACTCCTGGTCAAGCTTGTGTCATATATGATAATGATCGGGTTCTTGGTGGGGGATGGATCACTAGAGAAATTGTATAG
- a CDS encoding ABC transporter permease, translating into MAAPIAVLEQQPVTLEYSNLLQYSLRTLLRMLIAVIVSLIFTFIYASLAVKSKKCEQILIPLLDILQSLPILGYISFTVTVFLALFPSSIMGAECAAIFAIFTSQVWNMTFSFYYSLKNIPQELHDAAYIFRMSKWRQFWQVSVPYAVPGLVWNIVVSISSGWFFVVASEVITVGNTHITLPGIGSYIALAITQKNLYAISSAIMSMSLVIILYDQLLLRPLVAWSDRFRYEMNAGNNVPHSWAFNLFQRSLIIHKLFSPIAYIAKFILYLPILNRYSEINSSSSNNFSNNPSWSDYLWYTMLGGIACFSAYYIYHFLHYDIGGSELLNVFVLASITMLRVVVLIILAAIIWVPIGIYVGLNPRVTAIVQPLAQFFAAFPANLLFPIVFIIITRYDLNPNIWLSPLMIMGAQWYILFNVIVGASTIPNDLKDATKIFRVSGWNWWFKVMLPAITPYFITGAITASGGAWNASIVAEIINFGDRKIAASGIGSYIAEMTIKADFNKIVLGMGIMALFVVLFNRLFWQPLNEYSIKRFQL; encoded by the coding sequence ATGGCAGCACCAATAGCTGTATTAGAGCAACAACCAGTAACTCTAGAGTATAGTAATCTTTTGCAGTATTCTCTTAGAACGCTTTTGAGGATGCTAATTGCAGTAATTGTCTCATTAATTTTTACTTTTATTTATGCCAGCCTAGCTGTTAAAAGCAAGAAATGTGAACAAATATTAATTCCGTTACTAGATATTCTTCAATCTCTTCCTATTCTTGGATATATTTCTTTTACAGTTACAGTTTTTTTAGCTCTTTTCCCGTCAAGTATTATGGGAGCTGAATGTGCAGCGATATTTGCCATTTTTACATCGCAAGTTTGGAACATGACATTTAGTTTTTATTATTCGCTTAAGAATATCCCACAAGAATTGCATGATGCAGCATATATTTTTAGAATGTCAAAATGGAGGCAATTTTGGCAGGTCAGCGTTCCATATGCAGTGCCAGGATTAGTTTGGAATATTGTAGTATCAATATCTAGTGGGTGGTTTTTCGTAGTAGCTTCAGAGGTTATCACAGTTGGCAATACCCATATAACCTTGCCTGGAATAGGATCATATATTGCTTTAGCAATTACGCAGAAAAATCTTTATGCAATTAGCTCAGCAATTATGTCAATGTCACTGGTGATTATATTATATGATCAATTGCTACTTAGACCTCTAGTGGCATGGTCTGATAGATTTCGTTATGAAATGAACGCAGGTAACAATGTACCGCACTCTTGGGCATTCAATTTATTTCAAAGAAGTTTGATTATTCATAAATTATTCTCCCCTATTGCTTATATTGCAAAATTTATACTTTATCTCCCCATACTTAATCGTTATAGCGAAATAAATTCAAGTTCGTCAAATAATTTTTCCAATAATCCTTCGTGGAGCGATTATTTATGGTATACTATGCTGGGCGGCATAGCATGTTTTTCAGCCTATTACATATATCATTTCTTGCATTACGATATTGGTGGGTCTGAGCTATTGAATGTATTTGTTTTAGCATCAATTACTATGTTACGTGTGGTAGTACTTATAATTCTTGCGGCAATTATATGGGTACCGATTGGTATATATGTTGGACTAAATCCTAGAGTAACAGCTATTGTACAACCACTAGCACAATTTTTTGCAGCTTTTCCAGCAAACTTATTATTTCCAATTGTCTTTATAATTATTACTCGTTACGATTTAAACCCTAATATTTGGCTTAGTCCTTTGATGATTATGGGAGCTCAATGGTATATATTATTTAATGTTATAGTAGGAGCATCAACTATTCCCAATGATCTTAAAGATGCCACAAAAATTTTCAGAGTTAGTGGTTGGAATTGGTGGTTCAAAGTAATGTTACCAGCAATTACCCCATATTTTATAACAGGAGCAATAACTGCATCAGGTGGGGCATGGAATGCTAGTATCGTGGCAGAAATTATTAATTTTGGCGATCGAAAAATAGCAGCAAGCGGTATTGGAAGTTATATAGCTGAAATGACAATAAAGGCTGATTTTAATAAAATAGTTTTAGGTATGGGCATTATGGCTCTATTTGTGGTATTGTTTAATCGTTTATTTTGGCAACCGTTAAATGAGTATTCTATTAAAAGATTTCAGCTATAA
- a CDS encoding penicillin-binding protein activator: MTYVQKFLKATLSFICLVSLFSCQSNKETVVPRSKEVAQETLEVAILMPLTGEHSTLGKQYNQLIKMGLEDGLKTYVHVTSYDGSNEKQVLAAMDKILLRKTKIILGPLYSNLTSIIANKAKAHDIIIITMSNNPVLADKKLFVFGHAPSKQLTKIINYFADNDYKNFIALLPSGSHAQAINQLIQNILIQKNSTLVRSEFYANIPESIEKAVLTVSNSVDNLNEMEDTATKPVIYLSDDSKNLDLLFDSIHKHNLDKKAVIIGDNRIDIDRSEPVDIIYTGSLNIVNSNIIERAKNIGINHLSFMHTVAYDLGRITSKYIGSNFSEERFLAAINGKTPYTGISGNVYFIDSIAQREYDIIKKEDGLYSTMARSDNKF; this comes from the coding sequence TTGACTTATGTACAAAAATTTTTAAAGGCTACCTTATCATTCATATGTCTTGTCTCTTTATTTTCTTGCCAATCTAATAAGGAGACTGTTGTTCCTAGGTCAAAAGAAGTTGCTCAGGAAACTCTAGAAGTGGCTATTTTAATGCCCCTAACAGGAGAACATTCTACATTAGGTAAGCAATACAACCAATTAATTAAAATGGGTCTAGAAGATGGCTTAAAAACTTATGTTCATGTTACTTCTTATGATGGTTCTAATGAAAAGCAGGTACTTGCTGCAATGGATAAAATACTACTACGTAAAACAAAAATTATTCTCGGACCATTATATTCAAATCTTACTTCTATAATTGCCAATAAAGCTAAAGCACATGATATTATTATCATTACCATGTCTAATAATCCTGTATTGGCAGACAAAAAACTTTTTGTATTTGGTCATGCTCCGTCAAAGCAGCTCACAAAAATAATTAATTACTTTGCCGATAATGATTATAAAAATTTCATTGCACTTTTACCTTCAGGTAGTCATGCACAAGCTATAAACCAACTTATCCAAAATATACTAATTCAAAAAAATTCTACCTTAGTGCGGAGTGAATTTTATGCTAATATACCGGAATCAATAGAAAAGGCGGTTTTAACTGTCTCAAATAGTGTTGATAATTTAAATGAAATGGAGGATACGGCAACTAAACCTGTAATTTATCTGTCAGATGATAGTAAAAATTTAGATTTGCTTTTTGATAGTATTCATAAGCATAATTTAGATAAGAAAGCAGTTATAATAGGTGATAACAGAATTGATATTGATCGTTCTGAACCGGTAGATATTATCTACACTGGTTCATTGAATATTGTTAATAGTAATATAATAGAAAGGGCTAAGAATATAGGTATTAATCATTTGTCTTTCATGCATACTGTAGCTTATGATCTAGGAAGGATAACATCAAAATATATAGGTAGCAACTTTAGCGAAGAACGATTTTTAGCAGCTATTAATGGCAAAACTCCGTATACTGGTATATCAGGTAATGTCTACTTCATCGATTCAATAGCTCAAAGAGAGTATGATATAATTAAGAAAGAAGATGGCTTGTATAGTACCATGGCAAGAAGTGATAACAAATTCTGA
- the rsmI gene encoding 16S rRNA (cytidine(1402)-2'-O)-methyltransferase has protein sequence MIFKPGLYIVSTPIGNLDDITLRALETLKNSTIILCEDTRISRKLLAKHNIKTKLQVYNDHSDYQEREFIRTLIDNGAIVSLISDAGTPLIADPGYKLVRDLRKLNYHIDVVPGVSALTTSITISGLPSDRFLFAGFLPKTTEGKKKIFTELSNIKATLIFFETASRIEQSLHTAFTVFGNREVCVARELTKFYQEVKSGLIEDVLNFYNSNIIKGEIVLLISSASEPHKALLADDLKKFIDLYLSKGWSAKSVTDIANENFGRSYSKKEIYSIVNKIKNSSD, from the coding sequence ATGATCTTTAAACCAGGGCTATACATTGTCTCAACACCTATTGGTAACCTAGATGATATAACACTCCGGGCTTTAGAAACGTTAAAAAATTCCACAATTATACTGTGTGAGGATACTAGAATATCAAGAAAATTACTAGCAAAACATAATATAAAGACTAAGTTACAAGTATATAATGATCATAGTGATTATCAAGAAAGAGAATTTATCCGCACATTAATTGATAATGGAGCAATAGTTAGCCTAATATCCGATGCTGGAACACCGTTAATTGCTGATCCTGGTTATAAACTAGTAAGGGATTTAAGGAAACTGAATTATCACATAGATGTAGTGCCGGGCGTTTCGGCATTAACTACCTCTATAACCATTTCTGGATTACCATCAGATCGCTTTTTATTTGCTGGATTCTTACCAAAAACTACAGAAGGTAAAAAGAAGATTTTTACAGAATTATCTAATATAAAAGCAACTTTGATTTTTTTTGAAACTGCTAGCAGAATAGAACAATCGCTACATACAGCTTTTACTGTTTTTGGTAATAGGGAGGTATGTGTAGCACGAGAACTTACTAAATTTTATCAAGAAGTAAAGTCTGGGTTAATAGAAGATGTGCTAAATTTCTATAACTCGAATATTATCAAGGGCGAAATAGTACTGCTAATTTCTAGTGCTTCTGAACCTCATAAAGCTCTTCTTGCAGATGACTTAAAAAAATTTATAGATTTATACTTATCTAAAGGATGGAGTGCAAAAAGTGTCACAGATATAGCTAATGAAAATTTTGGAAGAAGCTACAGCAAAAAAGAAATATATTCTATAGTTAATAAAATCAAGAATTCAAGTGATTAA
- a CDS encoding NfeD family protein: MILSEISIVEWWLIAGVICIIIEFANIPNVGFLFLGLGGVSTAIILNNYPGLLKYQYIIFGFASFMWLITLWYPLKFYVYKKYDKYEYSDMVGKEVVVYSNKLLVGETGQVLWSGTIMNAKLSKDTIKSVHKGDILRIVQVDGNVLICTARNGSVTN; this comes from the coding sequence ATGATCCTATCTGAAATTTCAATAGTAGAATGGTGGCTGATCGCTGGCGTTATTTGTATAATTATAGAATTTGCTAACATTCCAAATGTTGGTTTTTTATTTTTGGGTCTAGGTGGAGTATCTACTGCAATAATATTAAACAATTACCCGGGTCTTTTAAAATACCAGTATATAATTTTTGGCTTTGCTTCTTTTATGTGGCTGATTACCTTATGGTATCCGCTAAAATTTTATGTTTACAAGAAATATGATAAGTACGAATATTCTGATATGGTTGGTAAGGAAGTAGTGGTATACAGCAATAAACTTCTAGTAGGGGAAACAGGACAGGTATTGTGGTCAGGAACTATTATGAATGCTAAACTCAGCAAAGATACTATAAAATCAGTACATAAAGGAGATATACTCCGCATAGTGCAAGTTGATGGTAATGTGCTTATATGTACTGCAAGAAATGGGAGTGTTACGAACTGA
- a CDS encoding cytochrome c family protein produces MSGIELNKIAASILLASLIAMMVGFITNILYKPVLHPESRGYSVEVTEDSHSDLDAKATIEAPVNIEELMKTANAEAGREIAKKCLMCHSLDKNKANKVGPHLWNIVGAEKAKAENYKYSSALSSKGGIWNEESLFHFLHKPSQYIPGTKMTFAGLNKPQDIANVIMFLKTFVHD; encoded by the coding sequence ATGTCTGGAATAGAGTTAAATAAAATTGCCGCTTCTATTTTGTTAGCCAGTTTAATTGCAATGATGGTAGGGTTTATAACAAATATTTTGTATAAGCCTGTTTTACATCCTGAATCTCGAGGTTATAGTGTAGAAGTAACAGAAGATTCTCATAGTGACCTTGACGCTAAAGCTACTATAGAAGCACCAGTGAATATAGAAGAATTGATGAAAACTGCTAATGCTGAAGCAGGAAGGGAGATAGCAAAAAAATGCCTAATGTGCCATTCTCTTGATAAGAATAAAGCTAATAAGGTTGGACCACATCTATGGAATATCGTTGGGGCAGAAAAAGCTAAAGCAGAGAATTATAAATATTCAAGTGCTTTATCCAGCAAAGGGGGAATTTGGAATGAAGAAAGTTTATTTCATTTTTTGCATAAACCTAGTCAATATATACCTGGTACAAAGATGACTTTTGCTGGTTTAAATAAACCTCAAGATATAGCTAATGTTATAATGTTTTTAAAGACATTTGTTCATGACTAA
- a CDS encoding class I SAM-dependent methyltransferase yields MGQKNNPNNTLLEKQINNINYDDFPYESFPFIYTRPEHLRTIGLLFNMKPPAIDTARILDIGCAEGGNMIDFAESYPKSYSLGIDLSKVQIVNGMEIIKSLGLKNIELKHLSILNLDESVGKFDYIICHGVISWVSTIVKDKIFEICNKLLNPNGIVFISYNTLPGWNMQKTIRDMMMFHSSTFTDNHSKIQQAKLLLDFVTDSLEGSDNSYSKFLQHETKLLKTTNDSYLLHEYLGEENTAFYFNEFISTARKHNLNYLGDSTLSAMFVGNLPAKAAEQLQAINDIVRTEQYMDFITNRKFRTTLLCHNNVSINRTIEPSKLSDFYTTFNIIPVMSENEVDMNNTVESLGFHYNNSESPNISTSSPIIKAVFYVYADNIGNPLTLDQICKLAMKKLEKLQLKDIREELDSVIIKLVLQGYVQIFATRPQSIYDISSKPKVSDLARYQAQKLDSTNLFVTNRVNAVVSLQLHEKHIIELLDGHNSIQQIEEKIFEKFAAGVLVASNENGKISDENLLKPFISHYVDVCLQKCKRTYLLIG; encoded by the coding sequence ATGGGGCAAAAAAATAATCCTAATAACACTTTACTAGAAAAGCAAATAAATAATATTAATTATGATGATTTCCCTTATGAAAGTTTTCCTTTTATTTATACAAGACCGGAACATTTAAGAACTATTGGTCTATTATTTAACATGAAACCTCCTGCTATAGATACTGCTAGGATACTTGATATTGGTTGTGCTGAAGGTGGCAATATGATTGATTTTGCTGAAAGTTACCCAAAATCTTATTCTTTAGGAATTGATTTGTCAAAGGTCCAAATTGTTAATGGCATGGAAATAATTAAGAGTTTAGGTCTTAAAAATATTGAACTAAAACACTTATCTATACTAAATCTTGATGAGTCAGTTGGTAAGTTTGATTATATAATTTGCCATGGAGTAATCTCGTGGGTGTCTACTATAGTTAAGGACAAGATTTTTGAAATTTGCAATAAATTATTAAACCCTAACGGTATTGTCTTTATTAGTTATAATACTCTACCAGGCTGGAATATGCAAAAAACTATCAGAGATATGATGATGTTTCACAGTAGCACCTTTACTGACAACCATAGTAAAATACAACAAGCTAAATTATTATTAGATTTTGTTACTGATTCTTTAGAAGGTTCAGATAATTCTTATTCTAAATTCTTACAACACGAAACTAAACTTCTTAAAACTACAAATGATTCATATTTACTACATGAATATCTTGGAGAAGAAAATACAGCTTTTTATTTCAATGAATTTATAAGTACAGCTAGAAAACATAATTTAAATTACCTTGGGGATTCTACACTTTCTGCGATGTTTGTCGGTAATTTACCTGCCAAGGCTGCAGAGCAATTACAAGCGATAAATGATATTGTTAGAACCGAACAATATATGGATTTTATCACTAATCGTAAATTTAGGACTACTTTATTATGCCACAATAATGTCTCTATAAATAGGACAATTGAACCAAGTAAGTTAAGTGATTTTTATACTACTTTTAATATTATACCAGTCATGTCTGAAAACGAAGTGGATATGAATAATACAGTAGAAAGTTTGGGATTTCATTATAATAATTCAGAATCCCCTAATATTTCGACGTCCTCTCCTATAATAAAGGCAGTTTTCTATGTTTATGCTGATAATATTGGTAATCCTTTGACTTTGGATCAAATTTGTAAATTGGCTATGAAAAAATTAGAAAAATTACAGCTTAAAGATATTAGAGAAGAATTAGATTCTGTAATTATAAAACTAGTGTTACAAGGGTACGTACAAATATTTGCAACAAGACCTCAGTCAATATATGACATTTCGTCCAAACCAAAAGTAAGCGATTTAGCAAGATATCAAGCCCAAAAATTAGACTCAACTAATTTGTTTGTGACAAATCGAGTTAATGCTGTTGTTTCATTGCAATTACATGAAAAACATATTATTGAACTATTAGATGGACACAACTCTATACAACAGATTGAAGAAAAAATATTTGAAAAATTTGCTGCTGGAGTATTAGTGGCATCTAATGAAAATGGTAAGATAAGTGACGAAAACCTTTTAAAGCCATTTATTAGTCATTATGTAGATGTTTGCTTGCAAAAATGCAAAAGAACTTATTTATTAATTGGGTAA
- the ppa gene encoding inorganic diphosphatase, with protein sequence MLVEKIKTKVGHEEINVIIEIPMQDSPIKYEMDKESGAIFVDRFMQTAMFYPCNYGFIPHTLSEDGDPVDVLVVSHYPVIPSSVIRSRPIGVLMMEDESGLDEKIIAVPSSKLDITFDSIKDLDDLCPMLKQRIVHFFEHYKNLEKGKWVKVTGWENAQKAKELINEGILRVSTKIENQ encoded by the coding sequence ATGTTAGTTGAAAAAATTAAGACCAAAGTTGGTCATGAAGAGATAAATGTGATTATCGAGATTCCAATGCAAGATAGTCCTATAAAATATGAGATGGATAAGGAATCAGGAGCAATATTTGTTGATAGGTTTATGCAAACCGCTATGTTTTACCCATGTAATTATGGGTTTATTCCGCACACCTTATCAGAGGATGGAGACCCGGTAGATGTATTGGTTGTATCACATTATCCTGTCATACCTAGCTCTGTGATTAGGTCACGCCCTATTGGTGTTTTAATGATGGAAGATGAATCTGGATTGGATGAAAAAATTATCGCTGTGCCTAGCTCTAAGCTAGATATTACTTTTGATTCAATAAAAGATTTAGATGATCTTTGCCCGATGTTGAAACAACGTATAGTACATTTTTTTGAACATTATAAAAATCTAGAGAAAGGTAAGTGGGTGAAGGTAACTGGCTGGGAAAATGCTCAAAAAGCTAAGGAGTTGATTAATGAAGGTATATTAAGGGTATCTACTAAGATAGAAAATCAATAA